A window from Pseudobutyrivibrio ruminis HUN009 encodes these proteins:
- a CDS encoding ComF family protein codes for MKQFDKGIIDFCLELLYPKRCVACDKVLLKIEKDMGICKECASKVKLVGGTYCIKCGGPINNSSEEFCKNCKETKHHFDQAKAVFRYTGGMKDAMYRFKYSNRRCYGKVFATHALKNYGSWLRAINIEAIVPVPMYGPKEKKRGYNQAEVFAKALSKATGIPIANKIVRRERDTVAMKELNSIKRKKNLLKAFILTENVVQFRKVLIVDDIYTTGTTMDEVARVLKSGGVKEVFGMCVCIGECSD; via the coding sequence ATGAAACAATTCGACAAAGGTATTATAGACTTTTGCCTAGAGTTATTATATCCAAAACGATGTGTAGCTTGCGATAAAGTTTTATTAAAAATAGAAAAAGATATGGGAATCTGTAAGGAATGTGCCTCCAAAGTGAAATTGGTAGGCGGAACCTATTGCATAAAATGTGGAGGCCCTATCAACAATTCATCGGAAGAGTTCTGTAAAAATTGCAAGGAGACAAAGCATCATTTTGACCAGGCAAAAGCGGTGTTTCGATATACTGGCGGCATGAAAGATGCCATGTACCGTTTTAAATATTCTAATAGGAGATGCTACGGCAAAGTTTTTGCCACCCACGCATTAAAAAATTATGGCAGTTGGCTGCGCGCCATCAACATAGAAGCTATAGTTCCAGTTCCTATGTATGGTCCAAAAGAAAAGAAGCGTGGTTACAACCAGGCGGAGGTATTTGCGAAGGCATTGAGCAAAGCGACAGGTATACCAATTGCGAATAAAATTGTCAGACGAGAAAGAGATACTGTTGCGATGAAAGAGTTAAATAGCATAAAAAGAAAGAAAAATCTGTTAAAAGCTTTTATATTAACGGAAAATGTTGTACAATTTAGAAAAGTACTTATAGTTGATGATATTTACACAACTGGCACAACGATGGATGAAGTGGCCAGAGTGTTGAAGAGTGGGGGAGTAAAAGAGGTATTTGGTATGTGCGTCTGCATTGGCGAGTGCAGCGACTAA
- a CDS encoding ABC transporter substrate-binding protein has translation MKKRFLSIALAATLGLSTVACGSNNESESEKEVNEESTEDSYQYNISALLSEDNTYNENLLKGFSDALSDYLGEEHFVITTSSVSEDATSEEIAKAAVKDGSDMIFTAGKQTLSSATSATDTIPIIATGIIDFKGTLRIASLDGKSWDKTTGKNVTGISSKPSIVDQVSLMIEATDDLQTVGIFFSPEDTDAIYQNEIFEAYLDQAGIPWKEYLIPASDTATDYSEEEEEQNSTALTPSKYVAFSAKEGMDNNVVALNEDSVLGLNSQSSTRVALQSDFWTGGKVVRASSKVDDETSEDEEELEESGDSDNTKSSSNSLSEESEEEITLESRIQEACDECSAIYIPFGSMLTDQMDIIGEIATESKVTVVAGDTTIGENALVTLFSDPYSLGYAAGKKAVRVFNGDDITTIKIGYGSADDSVKLYNGKIAEEFGVEFPKSFSEIEEFLSTYVYGSNTARYSIAGE, from the coding sequence ATGAAAAAAAGATTTTTAAGCATAGCATTAGCTGCTACTCTCGGTCTTTCAACAGTTGCCTGTGGAAGCAACAATGAATCCGAGTCTGAAAAAGAAGTTAATGAAGAATCCACTGAGGATTCATATCAATATAATATATCAGCACTCTTATCCGAAGACAATACCTACAATGAAAATCTTCTAAAGGGTTTTTCTGACGCTCTTTCAGATTATCTAGGTGAGGAACATTTTGTAATCACTACATCTTCTGTATCAGAAGATGCAACCAGTGAAGAAATTGCAAAGGCTGCTGTAAAAGACGGTTCAGATATGATTTTCACTGCTGGAAAGCAGACACTTTCATCAGCAACATCTGCTACAGACACTATCCCAATCATCGCCACTGGAATTATCGATTTCAAAGGCACACTTAGAATCGCCAGCCTTGATGGTAAATCTTGGGACAAGACTACAGGCAAAAATGTTACCGGTATCAGCAGCAAACCAAGCATTGTTGATCAGGTTTCACTTATGATAGAAGCAACTGATGATTTGCAGACTGTAGGCATTTTCTTCTCACCAGAAGATACTGATGCCATTTATCAGAACGAGATTTTCGAAGCATATCTGGATCAGGCGGGAATCCCTTGGAAGGAATATTTGATTCCAGCATCAGATACAGCAACAGATTATTCAGAGGAGGAAGAAGAACAGAATTCCACAGCTTTGACTCCTAGTAAATACGTTGCATTCTCTGCGAAAGAGGGAATGGACAATAATGTAGTTGCTCTTAACGAGGACTCTGTTTTAGGTCTGAACTCACAATCATCAACACGAGTTGCCCTTCAGTCAGATTTCTGGACTGGCGGCAAGGTTGTAAGAGCATCTAGCAAGGTAGACGATGAGACTTCGGAGGACGAGGAAGAATTAGAAGAATCTGGTGATTCAGATAATACTAAATCTTCAAGCAATTCATTATCTGAAGAATCAGAGGAAGAAATCACTCTAGAGTCTCGCATCCAAGAAGCCTGTGATGAGTGCTCAGCAATCTACATCCCATTTGGAAGCATGCTTACCGACCAGATGGATATTATCGGTGAAATCGCCACAGAATCTAAAGTTACTGTTGTTGCAGGCGACACAACAATCGGTGAAAATGCACTTGTAACACTTTTCTCAGACCCATATTCACTTGGATATGCAGCTGGCAAAAAAGCAGTGCGTGTTTTCAACGGCGACGATATTACAACAATCAAAATCGGCTACGGAAGCGCAGATGATTCTGTTAAGCTATACAATGGAAAAATTGCTGAGGAATTTGGCGTAGAATTCCCTAAGTCATTCAGCGAAATCGAAGAATTTTTAAGCACATATGTGTACGGCAGCAATACCGCCCGCTATTCTATTGCAGGAGAATAA
- a CDS encoding glycosyltransferase — MILHVIKSNIYSGAENVVCQIIKGLSDREEFIYMAPHGPIEDKLKSIGLYDNYYGINKLDVASIKAAVEKFHPTVVHAHDFTASVLCAFALKGSVPIISHLHNNPPWIQKFHYKTISYLMACKYIDHILMVSDAVRDEYRYTSKIKCPITIVGNPFSVDGVKSQVKRELFEADGAGVSAEASNSVGSRADVSDGTGVSSVSEFQSYDSDLLFVGRLTEQKNPMLVLEVAKELAEAGLVKRVRIVGDGELMPELQQFVVDNRLSDMVVLEGFKKNSYDYMACTEVLMMPSKWEGFGLVALEAMSLGVPVVSTNSGGLVKIMDDSCGFICEGKDEFVAAITSLLTDADLYANKSSGATKRAIEYNNIDEYCGKLLDIYKSFQ; from the coding sequence ATGATTTTACATGTAATCAAATCCAACATATATTCAGGGGCAGAAAATGTTGTCTGTCAAATTATAAAAGGTCTTTCTGATCGTGAGGAGTTCATTTATATGGCTCCTCATGGTCCTATAGAGGACAAGCTCAAATCTATCGGTCTTTACGACAATTACTACGGCATCAACAAGCTCGATGTTGCTTCAATAAAGGCAGCTGTTGAAAAGTTTCATCCAACAGTGGTTCACGCCCACGATTTCACAGCCAGTGTTCTCTGCGCTTTTGCGCTTAAAGGCAGCGTGCCTATCATTTCCCATCTACACAACAATCCACCATGGATTCAAAAATTTCATTATAAGACAATTTCTTATTTGATGGCCTGCAAGTATATCGACCATATTTTAATGGTTTCCGATGCTGTCAGGGATGAGTATCGCTACACCAGCAAGATTAAATGTCCTATCACCATCGTGGGAAATCCTTTTTCTGTGGATGGGGTGAAGTCTCAGGTGAAGAGGGAGCTTTTTGAGGCTGATGGCGCCGGAGTTTCAGCTGAAGCCAGCAATTCGGTTGGTTCTAGGGCTGATGTTTCAGATGGCACCGGGGTTTCGAGTGTTTCCGAGTTTCAGAGCTACGACAGTGATTTGCTTTTTGTGGGACGTCTTACAGAGCAAAAGAATCCTATGCTTGTGCTCGAGGTTGCTAAAGAGTTAGCTGAGGCCGGATTAGTTAAGCGAGTTCGAATTGTTGGGGACGGCGAGTTGATGCCAGAGCTTCAGCAATTTGTTGTTGATAATAGACTTTCTGATATGGTTGTATTAGAGGGATTCAAAAAGAATTCTTATGATTATATGGCTTGCACAGAGGTTTTGATGATGCCTTCAAAATGGGAAGGTTTCGGACTTGTCGCTTTAGAAGCTATGTCTCTTGGAGTTCCTGTCGTCAGCACAAATAGCGGCGGACTAGTAAAAATCATGGATGATAGCTGTGGCTTCATCTGTGAAGGCAAAGATGAATTTGTGGCTGCTATCACATCTCTTTTGACTGATGCTGATTTATATGCCAACAAATCTTCTGGTGCAACCAAGCGTGCCATAGAATATAATAATATCGATGAGTATTGCGGAAAGCTGCTAGACATTTACAAATCATTTCAATAG
- a CDS encoding flagellar protein, producing MEVRNCRTCGRLFNYIGGNPNMCPACRDDLEKKFQEVKSYIQDNPRATIQQISEDNEVSTNQLRQWIREERLQFTDDSPIGIECENCGASIKTGRFCENCKNTMANTLAQSIEKPKPIEEPKKKPDNKNKMRFLEK from the coding sequence ATGGAGGTACGTAATTGTAGAACTTGTGGCAGATTGTTCAATTATATAGGAGGCAATCCTAACATGTGCCCTGCATGTCGCGACGATTTGGAGAAGAAGTTCCAGGAGGTAAAGAGTTATATCCAGGATAATCCACGTGCTACCATTCAGCAGATTTCAGAAGACAATGAAGTTAGCACAAATCAGCTTCGTCAGTGGATTCGTGAGGAAAGATTACAGTTTACTGATGACTCACCAATTGGTATCGAGTGCGAAAATTGTGGCGCTAGTATCAAAACTGGTAGATTCTGCGAAAATTGTAAAAACACTATGGCAAATACTCTGGCTCAATCTATTGAGAAACCAAAGCCAATTGAAGAACCAAAGAAAAAGCCAGACAATAAAAATAAGATGCGTTTCCTTGAAAAATAG